AGCGGCTCATGCGCGGCATCCTACGACCGTCTCACGGCCGCAGCCAGGCGGCCGGATCGACCGGCCGGCCGCGCTCGCGGATCTCGAAGTAGAGGTAGGGCCCCTTCATCGACCCGGTGTCGCCCACGGTCCCGAGCAGCGTCCCCGCCTCGACCGTCTCGCCCATGGCGGTGCTCATCGAGGCGAGGTGCGCGACGAGCGTGTGGTACCCCTCGCCGTGGTCCACGATGACGAGGTTGCCGTAGCCCTTGAACCAGCCGGCGTGCGCGACCCGCCCCGGCGCCACCGCGCGCACCTCGGCGCCCGGGGCGGCGCGGATGTCCACCCCGTTCTGGACCGTCACCGTGCCCCAGCGTGGATCGACCACCCGCCCGAAGCCGGCCTCGACCGGCCCGGCGGCCGGGCGCGGCAGCCGGCCGCGCAGCTGCGGGAACCCGGTGTGGAGGGGCGCGCCGGCGCCGAGCGGCGGGAGGGCGGCCACGAACTCGGCCAGCTTCACCTCCTGGCCGGCCGCCTCGCCGGCGGCGCGCTCGTGGAGGGTGCGCGCGCTGCGGACGGCGCCGAGCAGGGTGCGGTGCTCCTCGCGCCGCGCCGCCGCCTCGTCGCGCCGCGCGGCGGACCGCCGCGCCAGCGAGGCCACCCGCGCCGCCTCCTCCTCGCGGCCGCGCCGCGCCCGCTCGCGCGCCTCGAGCGCGCGCTGCGCCTCGCCCAGGAGCGCGAGGTCGTGGCGCGTCACCTCCGCCCACAGGTACCGGCGCTTCACGAGGTCCGCCAGCGAAGGGGCGCTGGCGAGCAGGCGGAGCTCGCCGAGCTGGCCCTGGCGCGCGCGCGCGCGGAGCCGCGGCCCGAGCTCCTCCTGCAGCCCCGCCAGGCGGGTCTGGGCCGCGGCCTCCTCGGCGCGGGCGCGGGCGAGCCGCAGCTCGGCGGCGGCGCGCTCGGCCTCGGCCTCGGCCGCGGCGGCGGCCGCCGCCAGCCAGCCCTGCTCGGCCGCGTCGAGCGCGGACAGCAGGGAGCCCTCCTGCGCGGCCAGCGCGCGCGCCGCCGACTCCTCCGCCGCCTTGTGCGCGCGCAGCTCCTCGAGGCGCGCCCGCGGGTCGGCGCCGAGGGCGAGCGCGAGGAGCGCCAGCGCGGCCCCGGTCACCGTCACCTCCGCCGGAGCTCGCGCCCCACCGCGAGGGCGCTCGACAGGAGGCCCAGCGCCGCGCCGCCGCCGATCTGCGCGGCGAGGAGCGCGCTGGGCACGAGGTCGGCGCGCGCGAGCGGCAGGCCGGTGGCGCCGGCCAGCGCCGGGACGGCCGCCGCCGCCACCGCCAGCAGCCCCCCGGCCGCGAGCAGGCCGCCCAGCGCGCCCTGCAGCAGCCCCTCGATCAGGAACGGCGCCTCCACGAACACGTCGGTGGCACCGACGAGCTTCATGATCTCGATCTCGTCGCGGCGGGCGAACACGCCCAGGCGGAGCGTGTTCGACACCAGCACCGCCGCGCCGGCGGCGAGCGCGGCGAACAGCGCGGCGCCCGCCCAGCGCAGCCGCGAGAGGAGCCGCTCCAGCTGCTCCAGCCAGGCGTTGCCGTAGTCCACCTCGCGCGCGCCCGGGACCGCCGCCAGCCGCGCCGCCAGCGCGCGCGCCTCGGCCAGGCGGATGCCGGGGGCGCTCACCTCGATCGAGGGCGGCAGGAGGTCCGGCTTCACGCCGTCGAGCAGGCCGCCCTGGGGCCCCAGCGCCGCGCGGAAGCGGCGCAGCGCCTCGGGCGAGCTCACCGCCTCCACCTGGCGCCCGGCCGCGGCGGCGGCGACCCGCTCGCGCGCGCGCTCGAGGTCGGCGGTGGGCTCGAGGTAGACCGAGATGCGCACCTCGCCGGCCCAGGCCGCGAGCAGCCGCTCCCCCCCGCGGAGCGCCGCGGCGAAGAGGCCGGTGACGAAGAGGGCCACGAAGAGCGTGAGCGTGGCGACCAGCGCCACG
The genomic region above belongs to Anaeromyxobacter diazotrophicus and contains:
- a CDS encoding cell division protein FtsX, which translates into the protein MTRLLRRPGYFLARALEAMARGPRVALVATLTLFVALFVTGLFAAALRGGERLLAAWAGEVRISVYLEPTADLERARERVAAAAAGRQVEAVSSPEALRRFRAALGPQGGLLDGVKPDLLPPSIEVSAPGIRLAEARALAARLAAVPGAREVDYGNAWLEQLERLLSRLRWAGAALFAALAAGAAVLVSNTLRLGVFARRDEIEIMKLVGATDVFVEAPFLIEGLLQGALGGLLAAGGLLAVAAAAVPALAGATGLPLARADLVPSALLAAQIGGGAALGLLSSALAVGRELRRR
- a CDS encoding murein hydrolase activator EnvC family protein; its protein translation is MTGAALALLALALGADPRARLEELRAHKAAEESAARALAAQEGSLLSALDAAEQGWLAAAAAAAEAEAERAAAELRLARARAEEAAAQTRLAGLQEELGPRLRARARQGQLGELRLLASAPSLADLVKRRYLWAEVTRHDLALLGEAQRALEARERARRGREEEAARVASLARRSAARRDEAAARREEHRTLLGAVRSARTLHERAAGEAAGQEVKLAEFVAALPPLGAGAPLHTGFPQLRGRLPRPAAGPVEAGFGRVVDPRWGTVTVQNGVDIRAAPGAEVRAVAPGRVAHAGWFKGYGNLVIVDHGEGYHTLVAHLASMSTAMGETVEAGTLLGTVGDTGSMKGPYLYFEIRERGRPVDPAAWLRP